TGCAACTTATTGGAAGATTGTTTCATTATTGCTTTCAAGAATTGTTCTTGACCTTTTGGACTTTTGATCTATAGACCTGGACGTTTGGAGGTACAAGTTGAGATAAGCCTTCCCGATGAGATTGGTCGCTTGCAAATCTTTCAGATCCACACTAACAAGATGAAAGAGAATTCTTTTCTTGCTCCTGATGTCAACCTTCCGGAACTAGGTTAGTCAGCTGTTCGCATTTACTAGAATGAAACTTCATCAAGCAAATCTTCACTCATTATTTTAGAAGTGGCTAACTTGAGTGAGCATTGTCATGTagaagcagaaaaaaaagattagtttCGAATAATTTTGCTTGTTTCTTTGATCAAATTGGCTAAATCTTGTAATTTCTGGGCGTATTATGTGTATTCTATTAAGAAATATTGGGTCCCTGGTCGGCCTGGTGGCCACTGTTCTCTCTGAGAATTGGGAGGTGGGCCCTCCACCTCCAGGGAAGTAGGGGTAAGGGACATTCTtaattaacaaagaaaagaagatgtaTATTCTAAGAAAGCTGGTGCTTAGTTCATCTCTTGTGATGACACTACCTTATTTGCAATCTGCGTTTGTGCAGCTGCTCGTTCAAAGAACTATAGTGGTGCAGAAATTGAAGGCGTTGTGAAAAGTGCCGTATCATATGCTCTGAATAGACAATTAAGTCTTGATGATCTTACAAAGCCTGTGGATGAAGAGAGCATCAAAGTCActatggatgattttttgaatgCACTTCAAGAAATTGTGCCTGCATTTGGAGCTTCCACAGATGACTTGGAAAGATGCAGGTAGGAATAATTGAATGCTAATATTGGTATATCTATCCTTTATAGCAACGCTCTTATAATCTGTTATTCCAATGAAGTAAGAATTGTATGACTGGAAATTGCATGTAGAATTAAACGCCTTCAAAATTACTTGGCCAGAAATCTGCTGGTACACCAACCACAAACTAAGCATTATCCCACTAAGTGGAGTCAGTAATTGTTTTTGTCTCTGGTTGATACTTCTATTGGGTCTCCAATGATAACTTTACTGTCCATCATATATAACAAGTGTACAAAGGTACATTGTTTCTAAACGCTAAAACATAATGTGACGTCCTTTTGCTACTGGCCTCTAGAGGACTGAGATTTAAGAATGTTGAAGCCAAAAAAGTTGATTTGCAAAAGCTTTCTCCGAATCCTTTTATGCATTATATATGAGCATACACGTAGAACAACACAATGCCTTATATTGTTTAGCTGCTGTAGCTGCAGGCCTTAGTAATATACAAGTGATTCTTATTAGAATGTAGGAGGATCTCTGATTTTTACTTAAGGATGGTAATTACAGTGGCGAATATCCAGATAAAGAACGAATGAAGCTCAGATGAGAGTTGATGTCTTTCAAAATCGCTTGTTCATTTGGGGTGGGGTTTTTCAACTTGGCCTTTACCATCATAGAACGATCCCATAAGTAGATTTATCTGATGTGGTTTCAGAAATTGTCTTATTATGTGGTTTTACCCAATTATGTGGGTCCATGTTGAATCATATGGTGGATTTGGTTTTCTGGGATTTAGTTCTGGAAAGAATGAAGGATGAGAGTAAGTCAGGGAATTCTCTCTGAGCTGATCATTTGATTTGCTGCATGTTTTTTTCTCATAAGCATGTCTGGTCCATTGTAGTCTCAGTAAAACAACATTTTAAGTTTCATTATGCAAATAGATTGGACGATGCGGATATTAATGGGTTTTCCAGATGCTTCTTTCACACATGCTATCATATGATTCACGACTTGTCTGAATCTTAGAGCTCAAGGTTCTCCTAGTTGATGAATCGACATAAAAACATTCGTTTTGTTCTGccaaaaaatgatcataaaACCTTGACGATCTCACTAAGCATTTTGCAGATGTGGTTTTCAAATTCTGCTTGGGGAGCCCAAACTTTAGCACTTTCTTTGCCATGTCATGAAGACGCTAAAATGGCGTCAGTTTTAAGTTCTTATTTACCTAGATATTCCTgacatctttttaaaaaatacacaaTTTTTTGTGTGCTTGTAATAAAGTTTCATTAATTGTTGACTTTTGTTCTGGAGTTGCACTATTAAGCATTTGTCACTGCCTCAATTGTTTgtgcaaatatttttgtagGCTTAATGGGATGGTAAGTTGTGGCGACCAACATAAGCACATTTATGAGCGAGCAATGCTATTGGTTGAGCAAGTTAAAGTGAGCAAAGGAAGTCCGCTTGTCACTTGCCTCCTGGAGGGTCTGAGTGGCAGGTATTTTGGGTTTTCTGACACATTGCCTTCCATTTTCTCTGAGCATTTTTTACTATGGTCTTAAAACAATTGGGATTATTCTAAAATCATTGTCTGTTGTACAGTGGTAAAACTGCTCTGGCAGCTACAGTTGGCATCGACAGTGATTTTCCATATGTTAAAATTGTAATCTTCTACTCCACGCTGTGCTTTCTCTAAGTAATAAGACTTCTTTGTGCATCAAGTTttaatttctgattttcttttggaTGCTTAGATCTCGGCAGAAACTATGATTGGATTACATGAGAGCACCAAATGTGCACAAATTGCGAAGGTTTGTGACCTGTATTTCTGGTCGATTAGCGGTTTGAGGAATTGTAAATTAGTTGATTTCCCTCCATTCATGATTAACTCGAACAATGGTTATCTTACATCTCCATTCATGACTAACTCGAACAATGGTTATCTTACATTTTCCATAATGGTCTGGGGAGGTTTTTTAATGGATTCTAATCTTTTATAGGTTTTTGAGGATGCATATAAATCTCCATTTAGCATTATCATCCTTGATGACCTTGAAAGGTAAATTCTGCCGACTTCTATTAGTTGACCTGTGTTGTCATCATTGACATTAAAAGATCATTTTCACTTGAGTGAATTGCTTTGCAGGCTACTGGAGTATGTTGCTATTGGCCctcgattttcaaatttgatatcTCAGACATTGATCGTCCTTTTGAAGCGACTACCTCCAAAGGTTGTTTCTTCTCCCCCGCCTTGTTTCTACAAATCAATATCGGTGTGAAGAGTAATTATCCCTGTCTCTGATCTTTTCTGGAAGTTAATGCTAGCAAAGTTACTAGTATTGTTGAATTAAGAATGCTCGAAGGTGGATGAGTGGGAATTAGTTCCTCTCCccaggaaataaaaaatacgagTGATAATGTAGAGAGCAAAAATCCCTTGTCATGTCGCTGAATGAACATAATAATTTTGTCATGATGCTGGTGGTGATCAGGAACTTGAGTTTGAGAGATTAAGATTCAGTCCATTGGCATTATCTGCCCCCATATTGACCTTAGAATGATTGGCTAGTTTGCTTGTCCCGTTTGAGATGGAGAAGCACTGAAGTTTGTTCTACTGTATAATGCAACAGACCGAGTGCAACCTTGGTTCACGTGATTGCTCAAGGCTGTCCAGGGGGAAGAAACTCTTGTAATATGTGGATGCATCCAACTTGGCATTATCATATATAGATGCACTTTGGTATAAATAGATGGTATATGAAATGTTATAGGTAATTTTGCTTCCGCTAATTAAGAATTAGGGTATGTACATGTTCGCCTGTGTATTTGTGATTCTAATTATATTATACTAGCTGTTATTTACTTCTACTGACTTACGAGGTTCGATTATGGTATTCTTTGCACATCGCtgaattttttagcttattataCACATATATTTGGCTTTTCTGTTTTCCAGGGTAAGAAGCTTCTTGTGTTGGGGACAACAAGTCAAGTGGGTTTCTTGGATTCAGTTGGTGTCTGCGACGCCTTTACTATCACTTACCATGTCCCCACATTGAAGACGGAGGACGCAAAGAAGGTAAGCTGCTGTAGATGCTGTTTTGGTATTTGCATGTTGTATTCTTGTTTCTGCTGTTCCTTCTCCATTTCTCTTCTGCTGGAAACGTGAGATAGAGGGGGACAAAATGTGCAGCAGTCTCttgttttaaggaaaattttctgCTTTAAAAAACCAGTCTTTTGTTGACTTCACTTGGTTTTGATTCTCTTGCAAATGTTGGGAGTCTAGAGGTGCTCGTATCCAAAACGTCCCTTTATCAGATTTCAATTCAAGACGAGGGATATGGGATTAGCCTAGACATTGTGAATTGTAAAGAAACTAATATTCCCAAGCACACAAACATAATAGTAACTTTGGGATCCTTAGCTTTTCTGTTTgcttctctctgtttttcttttttcctcagAAAGCGGGGAAGTTTGGGTGGGTGAGCGGGGTTGGTAAGAGATGAGCAGGTTTATAAGAAAGTCATGTGGTTAATGTTTGAGAATAGTTCAGCTCATTCAAAGTGCCGGATTAGTAAAGTTTCAGATTGACTTCTTTAATTGACTGGGAATCTGGTTTTCTTTTAAGTTTCGCAAAGCAAATTCTGCAGGCTGGAGAATTTTGTTGATAAAGTTGCATCAATCCAAACCGTGGAGTGTTTGACATCACCATTGACTTGACATACCTTTTGTTTCCCTTCAGGTGTTGGAACAGCTAAACGTATTCTCTGAAGATGACATTGATGCAGCTGCCGAGGCTGTAAATGATGTAAGCTTTAGATCTCTCCACTTGTGCAGTTTTGCTGTGTTAGAGTGATGATGTGCAACAGAGATTCGTTATTTCGGATAACTGTGgccttaaaagatttatgatcaaCTTCATTATCTGGAGAGAGTTCTAACTCGTGCTTTTGTGCTCTTATACTTTTCTTAGATGCCCATCAAGAAGCTTTACATGCTGATAGAGATGGCAGCCCAGGGTGAGCGCGGTGGAGCTGCGGAGGCCATTTACTCCGGCCGAGAGAAGATCAAGATTGCTCATTTCTACGATTGCCTTCAGGACATCATTCGTTACTAAGCTGCTGCTAACCACTTGTAGCGTCCCATATTGCTTATTCTTTTTCGCGTGACTATTTATAACCATGAGTTGTATTCATTACCAAGATGCTGCTAACCACCCGTAGCGTCTCATATCGcttatttattttgttgtatTCGTTACCAAGACGTCGCTAATCACTTGTACCGCCCCATACCGcttatttattttgttgtatTCGTTACCAAGATGTCGCTAACCGCTTGTAGCGTCCCATATAGCTTATTAATTTTCACGCGACGATCTGTATAACAATTTGCAGTCTGCATGAGTTGTATTCGTTACCAAGACGCCGCTAACCACTTGTAGCATCCCATATCGCTTTATGATTTTCACGTGATGATTTGTATAGCGATTTGCAGTCTGCATGAGTTATTTGTTTGTTGAGTAGCAAACACTTTAGAGCTACAGTTACACAATGTGGGAATACGGTACTTTTTGCACTCCGTGTGCCcttctttttatcctttttttttcgttcttttttatggacttctttttttctgctttaCTACACTAGACGTATACTTCTGCGACAAATTGGTCAAGCTAATAGAATGTCAACCTTGACTCACATACTTAAACGATTGAAACTTAGCTCGAGCTCAACGGAGTATTAAAATTTGTTGCTCAAACTCAACTAAAAAAGATGAGATGTTTAAATTTGACTTGACTCGACTTCATTAAAGTATTAAGAAACtcaagaaatatatatatatttgttttttttttttttgggtctaaattTCACGTGCAatcaatcttgcatatttttgtGTCTAGTTTTATAAGTATTAAATGATCTACAAAAGTGACTTAAATGCGATTAGACTCTCGAGATTATCAAGGTGAGCATTGGCGAGTTCTACGTCGATACTGTATGGCACATTCATGTTTAAGTTTCACTTAAActagctttcttttttctgctttaGTACAAGGTAATGATTCAC
This sequence is a window from Rhodamnia argentea isolate NSW1041297 chromosome 3, ASM2092103v1, whole genome shotgun sequence. Protein-coding genes within it:
- the LOC115750381 gene encoding vesicle-fusing ATPase-like isoform X2, translating into MSVDGALGGTCIFSIGLHLVMTVGQRVSFEYHGNNYIFTVNQAAVEGQERSNAPERGMISDDTYIVFEASNASGIKVVNQREAASSNIFRQKEFNLESLGIGGLSAEFADIFRRAFASRVFPSHVTSKLGIKHVKGMLLYGPPGTGKTLIARQIGKMLNGKDPKIVNGPEVLSKFVGETEKNVRDLFADAEQDQRTRGDESDLHVIIFDEIDAICKARGSTRDGTGVHDSIVNQLLTKIDGVESLNNVLLIGMTNRKDLLDEALLRPGRLEVQVEISLPDEIGRLQIFQIHTNKMKENSFLAPDVNLPELAARSKNYSGAEIEGVVKSAVSYALNRQLSLDDLTKPVDEESIKVTMDDFLNALQEIVPAFGASTDDLERCRLNGMVSCGDQHKHIYERAMLLVEQVKVSKGSPLVTCLLEGLSGSGKTALAATVGIDSDFPYVKIISAETMIGLHESTKCAQIAKVFEDAYKSPFSIIILDDLERLLEYVAIGPRFSNLISQTLIVLLKRLPPKGKKLLVLGTTSQVGFLDSVGVCDAFTITYHVPTLKTEDAKKVLEQLNVFSEDDIDAAAEAVNDMPIKKLYMLIEMAAQGERGGAAEAIYSGREKIKIAHFYDCLQDIIRY